In a genomic window of Rhabdothermincola sediminis:
- the leuD gene encoding 3-isopropylmalate dehydratase small subunit — translation MEPVTVVTGTAVPLDRSDVDTDQIIPSDWLKRVERTGFGAGLFSEWRDDPDFVLNQPHHAGASILLAGPNFGTGSSREHAVWAIMDYGFRAVVSPRFADIFRNNCTKNGLVPVQVDAEVADQLMRAVQADPALEITIDVAARTIAAPEAGIEATFPLDHATRDRFLRGLDDIGITLQHEADIAAFEAARPSWLPSVAGR, via the coding sequence ATGGAACCCGTCACCGTCGTCACCGGCACCGCGGTGCCACTTGATCGCTCCGACGTCGACACCGATCAGATCATCCCGAGCGACTGGCTCAAGCGGGTGGAGCGCACCGGTTTCGGCGCCGGCCTGTTCTCCGAGTGGCGCGACGACCCGGATTTCGTGTTGAACCAACCGCACCACGCGGGGGCCAGCATCCTGCTGGCCGGCCCCAACTTCGGCACCGGCTCCTCCCGGGAGCACGCGGTGTGGGCGATCATGGACTACGGCTTCCGGGCCGTGGTCTCCCCCCGCTTCGCCGATATCTTCCGCAACAACTGCACCAAGAACGGCCTCGTCCCCGTGCAGGTCGACGCGGAGGTGGCCGACCAGCTGATGCGGGCCGTGCAGGCCGACCCCGCGCTGGAGATCACCATCGACGTCGCTGCCAGGACCATCGCCGCTCCCGAGGCCGGCATCGAGGCCACCTTTCCCCTCGACCACGCCACCCGGGACCGCTTCCTGCGAGGCCTCGACGACATCGGGATCACCCTCCAGCACGAGGCGGACATCGCGGCCTTCGAAGCCGCACGCCCGAGCTGGCTCCCGTCCGTCGCCGGCCGGTGA
- the leuC gene encoding 3-isopropylmalate dehydratase large subunit: MATPRTLSDKIWDQHVVRRAEGEPDLLYIDLHLVHEVTSPQAFDGLRLAGRRVRRPDLTVATEDHNVPTADIDRPIADPVSRKQVEVLRANCAEFGITEYPMGDPGQGIVHVIGPEQGLTQPGMTIVCGDSHTSTHGAFGALAFGIGTSEVEHVLATQTLPQLRPGTMSVTVDGELPPGVTAKDIILAIIGRIGTHGGIGSIIEYRGSAIRGLSMEGRMTVCNMSIEAGARAGLVAPDDTTFAYLEGRRFAPRGKQWEAALDHWRSLPTDEGATFDKTVELDASSLVPFVSWGTNPSQVVEITATVPDPDSFTEPSQREAANRALDYMGLTPGTPMREIPVDTVFIGSCTNSRIEDLRAAAAVVEGRRVRDGLRAMVVPGSFAVKHQAEREGLHEIFRAAGFDWREPGCSMCLAMNPDKLAPGERAASTSNRNFEGRQGRGGRTHLVSPAVAAATAIAGTIATPDDLD; encoded by the coding sequence ATGGCCACACCCCGCACGTTGAGCGACAAGATCTGGGACCAGCACGTGGTCCGCCGGGCCGAGGGGGAGCCCGACCTCCTCTACATCGACCTGCACCTGGTGCACGAAGTCACCTCTCCCCAAGCCTTCGACGGCCTGCGTCTGGCGGGCCGCCGGGTCCGCCGCCCCGACCTCACGGTGGCCACCGAGGACCACAACGTCCCCACCGCCGACATCGACCGGCCGATCGCCGACCCGGTGTCGCGCAAGCAGGTCGAGGTGCTTCGGGCCAACTGCGCCGAGTTCGGCATCACCGAGTACCCGATGGGCGACCCCGGCCAGGGCATCGTCCACGTCATCGGCCCCGAGCAGGGCCTCACGCAGCCGGGCATGACCATCGTCTGCGGGGACAGCCACACCTCGACCCACGGCGCCTTCGGAGCCCTGGCCTTCGGCATCGGCACCAGCGAGGTAGAGCACGTGCTGGCCACCCAGACCCTCCCCCAGCTCCGGCCGGGCACCATGAGCGTCACCGTCGACGGCGAGCTGCCCCCGGGGGTCACGGCCAAGGACATCATCCTGGCCATCATCGGGCGCATCGGCACCCACGGTGGCATCGGCTCGATCATCGAGTACCGCGGCTCGGCGATCCGGGGCCTGTCGATGGAGGGACGGATGACGGTGTGCAACATGTCGATCGAGGCCGGTGCCCGAGCGGGGCTGGTCGCCCCGGACGACACCACCTTCGCCTACCTCGAGGGCCGCCGGTTCGCCCCGCGGGGCAAGCAGTGGGAGGCCGCGCTCGACCACTGGCGCAGCCTGCCCACCGACGAGGGCGCGACGTTCGACAAGACCGTGGAGCTCGACGCCTCGTCGCTGGTGCCGTTCGTCTCGTGGGGCACCAACCCCTCGCAGGTGGTGGAGATCACGGCCACGGTGCCCGATCCCGACAGCTTCACCGAGCCCAGCCAGCGCGAAGCCGCCAACCGGGCCCTCGACTACATGGGGCTCACCCCGGGCACGCCCATGCGGGAGATCCCGGTCGACACGGTCTTCATCGGCTCGTGCACCAACAGCCGGATCGAGGACCTGCGCGCCGCGGCCGCGGTCGTGGAGGGGCGGCGGGTCCGGGACGGCCTGCGGGCCATGGTCGTGCCCGGGTCGTTCGCGGTGAAGCACCAGGCCGAGCGGGAGGGCCTGCACGAGATCTTCCGGGCCGCGGGATTCGACTGGCGCGAGCCCGGCTGCTCCATGTGCCTGGCGATGAACCCCGACAAGCTCGCGCCCGGCGAACGAGCCGCCTCCACCAGCAACCGCAACTTCGAAGGGCGGCAGGGTCGGGGCGGGCGGACCCATCTGGTGTCCCCGGCGGTCGCGGCGGCCACGGCGATCGCCGGCACCATCGCCACCCCGGACGACCTGGACTGA